A stretch of Candidatus Bathyarchaeota archaeon DNA encodes these proteins:
- a CDS encoding deoxyribonuclease IV, with the protein MSEIHDIGRMGALCSEESLLFRENHASFGCLPEEMGSVVKFGFHVSISSSIDKAVERAQKLGCDSFQIFTRNPRSWATKELGEGEPEAFRAKRAEAGIEPVFGHMPYILNLASPERKVYERSVASLGTGLARCEMLGIPMLVTHVGSHLGKGSELGVERVVDALDIALGGDDSKVMVLLETGPGSRNSVGSSFEEMGRILNSIVDADRVGICLDTCHVFAAGYELRTAEGFEETVNSFEVEIGLDRLELVHLNDSVGGFRSGRDHHEHLGLGEIGLRGLGLVVNSGFGGVPMIMETPINDTRGNLGNMNVARGLVGMG; encoded by the coding sequence TTGTCTGAAATCCATGATATTGGAAGGATGGGCGCTTTATGTTCCGAGGAATCACTCCTTTTCCGGGAGAATCACGCTAGTTTCGGTTGTCTTCCGGAGGAGATGGGCTCCGTGGTAAAGTTTGGTTTCCATGTCTCCATCTCTAGCTCTATAGACAAGGCTGTGGAAAGAGCTCAGAAGCTGGGATGTGACTCGTTTCAGATCTTTACTCGGAACCCCCGAAGCTGGGCTACAAAGGAGTTAGGGGAGGGAGAGCCTGAGGCTTTTAGGGCTAAGAGGGCTGAGGCGGGGATTGAGCCGGTCTTCGGGCATATGCCGTACATCTTGAATTTGGCCTCCCCAGAGAGGAAGGTGTATGAGCGTTCTGTTGCTTCCCTCGGGACGGGACTTGCGCGGTGCGAGATGTTGGGTATTCCCATGCTGGTTACTCATGTTGGGAGTCATTTGGGAAAGGGCTCAGAATTGGGGGTGGAAAGGGTTGTGGATGCACTAGACATAGCCCTGGGGGGAGATGATTCAAAAGTTATGGTCCTTTTGGAGACGGGACCGGGCTCCAGGAATAGCGTAGGTTCCAGCTTTGAGGAAATGGGACGGATTCTAAACAGTATCGTCGATGCGGATCGAGTGGGGATATGTCTAGACACGTGTCATGTCTTCGCGGCGGGGTACGAGTTGAGAACCGCGGAGGGGTTTGAGGAGACTGTTAATTCTTTTGAGGTGGAGATAGGGCTGGACCGTCTAGAGTTGGTGCATCTGAACGATTCGGTCGGGGGATTTAGGAGCGGGAGGGATCACCATGAGCACCTGGGGCTGGGGGAGATCGGGCTCAGGGGGCTGGGGCTGGTGGTGAATAGTGGATTTGGGGGTGTGCCGATGATCATGGAGACGCCTATCAATGATACGCGGGGGAACCTGGGAAATATGAATGTGGCCCGGGGGCTCGTAGGGATGGGTTGA
- a CDS encoding glutamate-5-semialdehyde dehydrogenase: MMSDITQKAKMAREASYALAKLPGAVRINELEKVAEGIWSQRETILKANVRDLEAAEEMLKRGEITGAMLKRLELNPEKIRGIVEMVRGVASQEDPLGKTDYAMELDEGLELFRVSSPIGVIAVIFESRPDALVQIASLCLKSGNCVLLKGGSEAQNTNLRLFEIIRESTNVVPGGWIHIVEERREVGEILKMDDQVDLIVPRGSNKFVRYIQNNTRIPVMGHAEGVCHVYVDSEADVSMAIDVCYDAKVQYPSVCNAVDAILIHKEVAPRFLPGMVDRFLRRGVEVRGDARVREIVTDGVLDTTDEDWGAEYLDYVVAIKVVDTMKEAVDHVNTYGSHHTDAIITSNENTALEFLESVDSAGVFWNASTRFADGYRYGFGSELGISTGKIHVRGPTGLEGLTTYKYYLRGGGHTVVNYAAGGNRTFTHRPLGLKWRKK, encoded by the coding sequence ATGATGAGTGATATCACCCAGAAAGCGAAAATGGCACGAGAGGCCTCATATGCCCTCGCGAAGCTCCCGGGAGCCGTCAGGATCAATGAACTTGAAAAAGTGGCCGAAGGAATCTGGAGCCAAAGGGAGACCATCCTGAAGGCCAACGTCCGGGACCTCGAGGCTGCCGAGGAGATGCTTAAGAGAGGGGAGATCACGGGCGCTATGCTCAAGCGCCTCGAGTTAAACCCTGAAAAGATTCGTGGAATAGTCGAGATGGTACGGGGAGTTGCCTCCCAGGAGGACCCCCTGGGTAAGACTGACTATGCCATGGAGCTGGACGAAGGCCTAGAGCTCTTCCGTGTATCCTCCCCTATCGGGGTGATCGCCGTAATCTTCGAGTCTAGGCCTGATGCCTTGGTACAGATCGCAAGCCTCTGCCTAAAGTCCGGGAACTGCGTCCTACTGAAGGGAGGGAGCGAGGCCCAGAACACGAATCTGCGGCTATTCGAGATCATCCGGGAGTCTACTAACGTTGTGCCCGGGGGCTGGATTCACATCGTGGAAGAAAGAAGGGAGGTGGGTGAGATCCTAAAAATGGACGACCAGGTGGACCTTATCGTGCCCCGGGGGAGCAACAAGTTTGTCCGATATATCCAGAACAATACCCGGATACCCGTTATGGGACACGCAGAGGGAGTCTGCCACGTCTACGTGGACTCTGAGGCCGACGTCTCTATGGCCATTGACGTCTGCTACGACGCCAAGGTTCAGTACCCCTCAGTCTGTAATGCTGTGGACGCTATTCTGATCCACAAGGAGGTCGCTCCCCGCTTCCTACCGGGAATGGTGGACCGGTTCCTGCGTAGGGGTGTGGAGGTGAGGGGGGATGCAAGGGTTCGAGAGATCGTGACTGACGGGGTGCTCGATACGACCGACGAGGACTGGGGTGCGGAGTATCTCGATTACGTTGTCGCTATCAAGGTCGTAGATACCATGAAGGAAGCTGTTGACCACGTCAACACCTACGGCTCTCACCACACCGACGCCATCATCACCTCCAACGAGAATACTGCTCTCGAATTCCTAGAGTCCGTGGACTCAGCAGGAGTTTTCTGGAATGCCTCAACCCGGTTCGCCGATGGATACAGGTACGGATTCGGCTCAGAGCTCGGGATAAGCACGGGGAAGATCCACGTCCGGGGGCCAACTGGCCTCGAGGGGCTCACCACCTATAAGTACTACCTCAGGGGCGGGGGACACACCGTAGTTAACTATGCCGCCGGGGGGAACAGAACGTTCACCCATAGGCCCCTGGGTCTTAAATGGAGGAAAAAGTGA
- the proB gene encoding glutamate 5-kinase: MNKEYTNRSSSLENTKRFVVKVGTSSLTDNSSRLDIGKVANLVSMLMREREQGRTPILVSSGAIGAGLGKLGRLERPEVIHELQAAAAVGQATLMQTYEIFFNNYGQTIAQLLLTMEDFTFKERRENLSNTLETLLNWGVIPIINENDTVATEEIKVGDNDTLGSFVALGAKAELMVILTDVDGLYTGNPSDDEGELVDIVEEITEEVEGWASHAGKGFGGMYTKVQAAKRLSQGGIATVIANTNTPNALAKVLKGEIGTLFLPNRGDNDE, from the coding sequence ATGAACAAAGAGTACACTAATCGTTCTAGTTCACTGGAGAATACGAAGAGATTCGTCGTCAAGGTAGGCACCAGCAGCCTTACCGACAACAGCTCCAGGCTCGACATAGGGAAAGTGGCGAACTTGGTGAGCATGCTAATGAGAGAGAGGGAACAGGGAAGGACTCCTATCCTAGTCAGCTCGGGGGCCATCGGGGCAGGATTGGGTAAGCTGGGGCGACTGGAAAGGCCTGAGGTGATCCATGAGCTACAGGCAGCAGCAGCTGTGGGCCAGGCGACCCTGATGCAAACCTACGAGATATTTTTCAATAACTACGGACAGACCATTGCCCAGCTCCTCCTCACCATGGAGGATTTCACATTCAAGGAACGCAGGGAGAATCTTTCCAACACCTTGGAGACTCTCCTCAATTGGGGGGTTATACCCATCATCAACGAGAACGATACCGTGGCCACAGAGGAGATCAAGGTGGGGGATAATGATACTCTAGGCTCTTTCGTGGCCCTGGGGGCAAAGGCCGAGCTCATGGTGATCCTCACCGATGTGGACGGGTTATACACAGGCAACCCCTCTGACGATGAGGGTGAGCTCGTAGACATTGTGGAGGAGATCACTGAGGAGGTTGAGGGCTGGGCCAGCCACGCGGGGAAGGGATTCGGTGGCATGTATACTAAGGTTCAGGCAGCGAAGCGTCTCTCCCAGGGCGGAATCGCTACGGTCATTGCTAATACTAACACTCCCAATGCTTTGGCTAAGGTTCTCAAAGGGGAGATAGGCACCCTATTCCTGCCTAACCGAGGAGACAATGATGAGTGA
- a CDS encoding PadR family transcriptional regulator: MKEGPISGSEIADKIEEFADWRPSPGSIYPLLSHMQEKGLIKVHLDEDPNLKRFKITDAGREYVKEVLSHGDHLKSRNLNLRKMYWRIHMGMPGELYESLGALLDAVEENYMMHKGNDEASEGLKAALDSAVNEIREIDS, translated from the coding sequence CTGAAGGAGGGACCAATATCGGGGAGCGAGATTGCGGACAAAATTGAGGAGTTCGCGGACTGGAGGCCCAGCCCAGGAAGCATCTATCCCCTGCTTTCCCATATGCAGGAGAAGGGGCTAATCAAGGTTCACCTGGACGAAGACCCCAACCTGAAACGGTTTAAGATAACTGATGCCGGCAGGGAGTATGTTAAGGAGGTCCTCTCCCATGGAGATCACCTGAAAAGCAGGAACTTGAACCTCCGGAAGATGTACTGGAGGATCCACATGGGGATGCCTGGAGAACTCTACGAGAGCCTTGGAGCCCTGCTGGACGCAGTTGAGGAGAACTATATGATGCACAAGGGGAATGACGAAGCATCCGAAGGGTTAAAGGCCGCGCTGGACTCCGCCGTCAACGAGATCAGGGAGATTGACTCCTAG
- a CDS encoding ABC transporter ATP-binding protein, producing MRDQGRRGDRDGKLQTRPRSMMGRGPHSGGAIEKAKDSRGTFNRLVRYLGDYRALLVIISVLTAVSSLLALAGPYLIGVAIDTTIIPGDLQGLIRISIQLAGIYLFSSLVSIASGWVMAIISQRSLRKLRRELFEHMQTLSISFFDGRMSGDLMSRLTNDVDAIGRAISQNVTALISSAITLVGILVMMFALNAWLALASLVVFPVMVTLTAVVGKRTRTGFRALMAEMGSLNSIMQETITGQRVVIAFEQQESVNRKFDSFNETVKEISVKANTYAMLMFPLMSILSNANIAIVAGIGSWMTLQGMATVGLIATFITYSRRFADPLRQFSNIYNSIQSALAGAERIFEVIDTVPDLTDAPDAITVDDFQGLVEFQDVDFEYVKGVPVIKNISLRADPEQTIALVGPTGAGKTTIVNLLTRFYDIKGGSIKIDGTDIREMRKGDLRRQLGIVLQDVFLFSGTVMENIRYGRLDASDGECIHAAELANADSFIRRLPKGYETQLNERAGNLSLGQRQLINIARALVADPAILILDEATSSVDTRTEIQIQKAFRNLMRGRTSFVIAHRLSTIRRADRVLVIDDGEIIERGTHGELMKMRGFYYRVYMSQFKGTNGGDLKPIRLTPAEPQRLHIHQSEPQMIGHGPKSVRGHERLLEIVDIFIKKGATSPESAMTSEELGLPPKFWMMLQDHIGQSGLLVENQGKYYISQEQLKQMRRRFGGR from the coding sequence TTGAGAGACCAAGGGAGACGGGGAGACAGAGACGGGAAGCTACAGACCCGCCCTAGATCAATGATGGGTAGAGGCCCTCATTCAGGGGGCGCCATCGAGAAGGCCAAGGATTCGAGGGGAACCTTCAACAGGCTTGTAAGATATCTAGGTGACTACCGGGCCCTTCTGGTGATCATCTCAGTGTTGACCGCGGTGAGCTCGTTGCTTGCCCTAGCGGGGCCATACCTCATCGGGGTGGCCATTGATACCACAATTATCCCGGGTGACCTCCAGGGGCTTATCAGGATTTCCATACAGCTCGCTGGGATCTACCTGTTTAGCTCCCTAGTATCCATAGCCTCGGGGTGGGTCATGGCCATCATCAGCCAGAGAAGCCTCAGGAAGCTGAGGAGGGAGCTCTTCGAGCATATGCAGACCCTAAGCATCAGCTTTTTCGACGGGAGAATGTCCGGGGACCTTATGAGCCGGCTCACCAACGACGTGGACGCGATCGGGAGGGCCATCTCCCAGAACGTGACAGCACTCATCAGCAGCGCCATCACCCTTGTAGGAATCCTTGTGATGATGTTTGCCCTCAACGCCTGGTTGGCATTAGCGAGCCTCGTCGTCTTCCCGGTGATGGTGACCCTCACTGCCGTGGTGGGTAAGAGGACCCGTACAGGGTTCCGGGCCCTGATGGCCGAGATGGGCTCCCTCAACAGCATCATGCAAGAGACCATCACAGGGCAGAGGGTGGTCATCGCCTTCGAGCAGCAAGAGTCCGTGAACAGGAAGTTCGACTCATTCAACGAGACCGTGAAGGAGATCAGTGTAAAGGCGAACACCTACGCGATGCTTATGTTCCCGCTGATGAGCATACTGAGCAACGCCAACATCGCCATCGTGGCAGGCATAGGCTCCTGGATGACCCTCCAGGGGATGGCCACGGTAGGCCTCATCGCGACATTCATCACCTACAGCAGGCGCTTCGCCGATCCCCTTCGCCAGTTCAGCAACATCTACAACAGCATCCAGTCAGCCCTCGCAGGGGCCGAGCGTATCTTCGAGGTCATCGACACTGTGCCAGATCTGACGGATGCGCCAGATGCCATCACAGTGGACGACTTTCAAGGCCTTGTCGAGTTCCAGGACGTGGATTTCGAGTACGTTAAGGGAGTTCCTGTGATCAAAAACATTAGCCTCCGGGCTGATCCCGAGCAGACCATTGCCCTTGTGGGCCCCACGGGGGCGGGAAAGACCACGATTGTGAACCTTCTTACCCGGTTCTACGATATCAAGGGTGGAAGCATCAAAATCGACGGCACCGATATTAGGGAGATGCGGAAAGGCGACCTGCGGCGCCAGCTGGGCATCGTGCTCCAAGACGTCTTCCTATTCAGCGGCACGGTGATGGAGAACATTAGGTATGGCAGGTTAGATGCCTCCGACGGGGAGTGCATCCATGCAGCAGAACTCGCAAACGCGGACAGCTTCATACGACGCCTCCCAAAGGGCTACGAGACACAGCTCAACGAGAGGGCCGGTAACCTGAGCCTGGGCCAGAGGCAACTCATCAACATCGCCCGGGCACTCGTCGCCGACCCCGCGATACTAATCCTAGATGAGGCCACCAGCAGCGTTGATACCCGTACCGAGATCCAGATACAGAAGGCATTCCGCAACCTCATGAGGGGGAGGACGAGCTTTGTCATCGCCCATAGGCTGAGTACCATCCGCCGTGCGGACAGGGTTCTTGTCATCGACGACGGGGAGATTATCGAGCGGGGCACCCACGGAGAGCTCATGAAGATGAGGGGTTTTTACTACAGAGTCTATATGAGTCAGTTTAAGGGCACCAATGGTGGTGACCTAAAGCCCATCAGACTCACCCCCGCGGAGCCCCAGAGACTCCATATCCATCAAAGCGAACCCCAGATGATTGGGCATGGGCCAAAGTCTGTCAGGGGGCACGAGAGATTACTGGAGATCGTGGATATCTTTATTAAAAAGGGAGCCACCTCCCCCGAGTCAGCGATGACATCAGAGGAGCTGGGGCTCCCCCCCAAGTTTTGGATGATGCTCCAAGATCATATAGGCCAGTCGGGGCTCCTCGTGGAAAACCAAGGCAAGTACTACATCTCCCAGGAACAGCTAAAACAGATGCGGAGACGGTTTGGGGGTAGATAG
- a CDS encoding CBS domain-containing protein, whose product MSGIMIVRDIMSRNVKTVRPDDTVRDAVRKMNKFRIGSVVVVNSGRPTGIITERNIHQSIVEPRHDPSSIRAKVIMTQPLITIDPNTAVEEAAPIMANNTIKTLPVIEKNKILGILTSSDIVKNNPTPLSILDELLPVG is encoded by the coding sequence ATGAGCGGAATAATGATCGTTAGGGATATCATGTCCCGAAACGTAAAGACCGTGAGACCAGACGATACGGTTCGCGATGCAGTCCGGAAGATGAACAAGTTCCGAATCGGCTCCGTTGTAGTAGTTAATAGCGGAAGACCTACCGGAATTATTACTGAGCGCAACATCCACCAATCCATCGTTGAGCCCCGCCATGATCCCTCCTCCATTAGGGCTAAGGTCATCATGACCCAACCTCTCATCACAATTGATCCCAACACTGCTGTTGAGGAGGCTGCCCCGATCATGGCTAACAACACTATCAAGACCCTTCCCGTCATCGAGAAGAACAAGATCCTAGGCATCCTTACCAGCAGCGATATTGTCAAAAACAATCCTACCCCGCTGAGCATTCTTGACGAACTTCTACCAGTCGGATAA
- the thiT gene encoding energy-coupled thiamine transporter ThiT, translating into MSDSLNTKVLTEVAILVALATVLSYIRFVVFPQGGSVTLASMVPLLVLSYRRGWRIGTFACLVYGLIQFYQDPWMLNWAQFILEYPIAFSVIGLAGILKGHELIGAVIGLGLRFLAHLIAGVVFWSEYAPPGISPQLYSIIYNGSYMLPEIIISMVFVYMLVKRGILEMSL; encoded by the coding sequence ATGAGTGATAGCTTAAACACGAAGGTCCTCACAGAGGTCGCGATCCTTGTAGCCTTGGCAACTGTCTTGAGTTACATCCGGTTTGTGGTGTTCCCCCAAGGGGGTAGCGTCACTCTTGCGAGCATGGTTCCACTTTTAGTATTATCCTACAGGCGTGGCTGGAGAATAGGGACATTTGCCTGCCTTGTCTATGGCCTAATACAATTCTACCAAGATCCTTGGATGCTAAACTGGGCTCAGTTCATCCTAGAATATCCTATAGCCTTTAGCGTGATCGGTTTAGCTGGTATACTCAAAGGACATGAGCTGATCGGTGCAGTCATCGGCCTTGGATTGAGATTCCTAGCCCACCTCATTGCCGGCGTAGTATTCTGGAGCGAATATGCCCCTCCAGGTATATCTCCCCAACTGTATAGCATCATTTACAACGGCTCCTACATGCTGCCAGAGATCATCATAAGCATGGTCTTTGTATATATGCTGGTGAAACGCGGCATCCTAGAGATGAGCCTCTAA
- a CDS encoding A24 family peptidase C-terminal domain-containing protein: protein MRVLLSLTMLGYSSWVDLKTRELSDMVWLVFGGLGLIIAVYEVYAGSLSLVWFVAVVLLSAALSLTFSFIGLFWGADALAFITLAILHPFYPKGLEPLFGIISPFFPLTLFSNSVLAGASYSLILLVRNLALPLQDRSLFSGLEHEPIWRKLVVLVTGLRVGIRSVRGPPFQYPLEMLMTGEKPGRMLILMPDIRDDSSAVKVFKTIEASGVQDVWVSNTLPFIVYIAIGYILALEMGDVIISLVKPFFLGLF from the coding sequence ATGAGGGTTCTCCTCAGCCTCACCATGTTGGGCTACTCGTCCTGGGTCGATTTAAAGACCAGAGAACTCTCCGACATGGTCTGGCTGGTGTTTGGGGGCCTCGGATTGATAATCGCCGTATACGAAGTCTATGCGGGTAGCCTATCCCTGGTCTGGTTCGTGGCTGTAGTTCTGCTCTCAGCCGCGCTCTCCCTCACCTTTAGTTTCATCGGTCTTTTTTGGGGAGCAGATGCGTTAGCTTTTATCACGCTCGCTATTCTCCACCCCTTTTACCCTAAGGGTTTGGAACCTCTCTTTGGCATAATTTCGCCCTTTTTCCCCTTAACTCTCTTCTCCAACTCGGTCTTAGCTGGGGCATCCTATTCTCTCATCCTTCTGGTCCGAAACCTAGCTTTGCCTCTTCAGGATAGGAGTCTATTTAGCGGACTTGAGCACGAGCCTATTTGGAGGAAACTTGTAGTTCTCGTCACCGGACTTAGGGTAGGGATTCGGTCTGTGAGGGGGCCCCCTTTCCAGTATCCCCTAGAGATGCTTATGACTGGGGAAAAACCTGGTAGGATGTTGATCCTTATGCCTGATATTCGAGATGACAGCTCAGCTGTGAAAGTCTTTAAAACGATTGAAGCCTCGGGCGTGCAGGATGTCTGGGTTTCCAACACCTTGCCTTTCATCGTCTATATTGCTATAGGATATATACTTGCGCTGGAGATGGGTGATGTCATCATCTCACTCGTGAAACCCTTTTTCCTCGGTTTGTTTTAA
- a CDS encoding GTP-binding protein, with translation MGIPEKIKKIEEEISRTPVNKGTERHLGVLKARRARLQEELEAISLRKSGGGGAGYTVRKDGDATIVLLGLPSVGKSTLLNHLTNSNSKVGAYDFTTLTVIPGMLSHNSARIQILDIPGIIRGASKGRGLGKRILSTTRSADLILLMVDVFNPNMREVLLDELRAIGVRPDEHLPYIRIQKRGSGGVIITDLVGMTHMDSEGIKEILREYRYHNARVVVREDATYDQLIDVLLRNRIYVPTLTVLNKVDMVEAHDISRIRGEFDFDFLPISADTDYNLELLKDWVFNKLDLIKLYMKPRGEAPDFEEPLIIRNGSTIGDVTDKIHRGLKDELRYTRIWGKSVKHGGQKVRLSHRPMDEDILTFFT, from the coding sequence ATGGGCATCCCCGAGAAGATCAAGAAGATCGAAGAGGAGATTAGCCGTACCCCTGTCAACAAGGGGACCGAGCGGCATCTTGGGGTGCTCAAAGCGAGGCGGGCGAGGCTCCAGGAAGAGCTGGAGGCGATATCCCTTAGGAAATCCGGTGGGGGAGGGGCGGGATATACTGTTAGGAAGGACGGGGACGCCACCATCGTGCTCCTCGGGTTGCCTAGCGTGGGAAAGTCTACTCTCCTGAATCACCTCACCAATAGTAACTCAAAAGTTGGCGCTTATGACTTCACCACGCTAACAGTTATTCCTGGCATGCTCAGTCATAACAGCGCTAGGATCCAGATTCTTGACATCCCTGGGATCATCAGGGGGGCCAGCAAGGGGCGGGGGCTGGGGAAACGGATCCTTTCCACGACAAGGTCCGCTGATCTGATTCTTCTTATGGTTGATGTATTCAACCCTAACATGAGGGAGGTTCTCCTAGACGAGCTCAGAGCCATTGGGGTGAGGCCCGACGAGCATCTCCCTTATATCAGAATCCAGAAGCGGGGATCGGGAGGCGTCATCATCACCGACTTGGTTGGTATGACTCATATGGATTCTGAGGGGATCAAGGAGATCCTTCGAGAGTATAGATACCATAATGCCCGGGTTGTAGTGCGGGAGGATGCGACCTACGATCAGCTCATAGATGTGCTGCTCAGGAATAGGATCTACGTTCCGACCCTGACGGTTCTCAATAAGGTGGATATGGTAGAGGCCCATGACATCTCCAGAATCAGGGGGGAATTCGACTTCGATTTTCTACCTATCAGCGCAGACACAGATTATAACCTTGAACTGCTCAAGGACTGGGTCTTCAACAAGCTAGATCTAATAAAGTTATACATGAAGCCCCGAGGTGAGGCTCCCGACTTCGAGGAGCCCCTCATTATCAGAAACGGGTCGACCATTGGGGATGTGACAGACAAGATCCACCGGGGGCTTAAGGACGAGCTCCGTTATACCCGGATCTGGGGGAAGAGCGTCAAGCACGGCGGCCAGAAGGTGAGGCTCTCCCACCGCCCCATGGACGAGGATATCCTAACCTTCTTCACATAG
- a CDS encoding ABC transporter ATP-binding protein, whose translation MGDFGKVLKYLYPHKKEAIIASVMLAFVVIADLSIPWMVQTIIDNGVAQQDMNIILWTSLSMIGASVLSAALSIANTYYSVKASRGFEADLREAIFKKIQTFSFGNLDDLNTGQLLTRLTSDLNMIQTVVSMGLRMFTRAPLMFLGSYGIMFATNPSLALVILALLPVTLVLLLFFIRLLRPLFSKVQERLDYLNQVLQENLTGIRVVKAFVRSDHENQRFEKANTELFEISLKMTQYISTFFPIIITLMNLGTVAIIYYGGLQVFTGTTSVGQIMAFTNYLFATMFPVLMLAMMAAHFSGAGASATRIMEVVNSVSEVQDSPDAVSLDDIRGRVAFENVTFSYRDDGGDPVLTGISFTAEPGEKVALLGQTGSGKSSLINLIPRFYDTSGGRVTVDGVDVKDIKIYNLRGHIGISLQEAILFSGTIRDNIKYGKPDASEEEMLEVAKIAQAHDFIMAFPEGYDTIVEQRGVNLSGGQKQRLAIARVLLVKPKILILDDSTSAVDVETEAEIENALESLLGDTTSFIVAQRISTVLKADKILVLDDGKIAAEGRHAELMDTSSIYQEIFESQLGDGGAED comes from the coding sequence ATGGGGGACTTTGGAAAAGTTCTCAAGTATCTCTACCCTCACAAGAAAGAAGCCATCATTGCATCGGTAATGTTAGCCTTCGTCGTCATAGCTGACCTATCCATCCCCTGGATGGTTCAAACCATCATCGATAACGGCGTCGCCCAGCAAGACATGAACATCATCCTGTGGACGAGCCTATCCATGATCGGGGCGAGCGTCCTTAGCGCAGCCCTATCCATTGCAAACACCTATTACTCTGTGAAGGCGTCCCGGGGATTCGAGGCGGACCTCCGGGAGGCGATATTCAAGAAGATTCAGACCTTCAGCTTCGGCAACCTGGACGACCTCAACACGGGGCAACTCCTCACGAGACTCACCAGCGACCTTAACATGATCCAGACAGTGGTTTCAATGGGGCTCAGGATGTTCACCAGAGCTCCCCTCATGTTCCTGGGGAGCTACGGGATCATGTTCGCCACCAACCCCAGCCTCGCATTAGTGATCCTCGCCCTGCTGCCGGTTACCTTGGTACTACTCTTGTTTTTCATCAGGCTTTTGAGGCCCCTCTTCTCCAAGGTCCAGGAGCGGCTGGACTACCTAAACCAAGTTCTCCAGGAGAATCTCACGGGGATCCGGGTTGTTAAGGCCTTTGTTAGGAGCGACCATGAGAACCAGCGGTTCGAGAAGGCCAACACCGAGCTCTTTGAGATCTCCCTAAAGATGACCCAGTACATCAGCACATTCTTCCCCATTATCATAACACTGATGAACTTGGGCACCGTCGCCATCATTTACTATGGCGGACTCCAAGTATTCACGGGCACTACCTCGGTGGGCCAGATCATGGCCTTCACCAACTACCTGTTTGCAACGATGTTCCCCGTCCTCATGCTCGCCATGATGGCGGCTCACTTCTCAGGAGCCGGCGCATCGGCGACCAGGATCATGGAAGTCGTTAACTCTGTGTCGGAGGTCCAGGACAGTCCAGACGCCGTGTCCTTGGACGATATCCGGGGGAGAGTGGCATTCGAGAACGTGACATTCTCCTACAGGGACGATGGGGGAGATCCCGTCCTCACCGGCATCAGCTTCACAGCAGAGCCAGGAGAAAAGGTGGCCCTCCTCGGCCAGACTGGCTCTGGGAAATCCAGCCTCATCAATCTGATCCCCAGGTTCTACGATACTAGTGGAGGGCGCGTCACGGTAGACGGGGTCGACGTTAAGGACATTAAGATATACAATCTCCGAGGCCATATAGGGATCAGCCTCCAGGAGGCAATCCTTTTCAGCGGCACCATCAGGGACAACATAAAGTATGGGAAGCCCGACGCCTCAGAGGAAGAGATGCTCGAGGTAGCCAAAATCGCCCAGGCCCACGATTTCATCATGGCGTTTCCCGAGGGCTACGATACCATAGTGGAACAGCGGGGGGTCAACCTAAGCGGAGGCCAGAAACAGCGCCTCGCGATAGCCCGGGTACTCCTCGTGAAGCCAAAGATACTGATATTGGACGACAGCACCAGCGCCGTCGACGTCGAGACGGAGGCTGAGATCGAGAACGCCTTGGAGTCTCTGCTAGGAGACACAACCAGCTTTATAGTTGCCCAGAGGATCAGCACCGTCCTCAAGGCCGACAAGATACTGGTCCTGGACGACGGCAAGATCGCCGCCGAGGGGAGACACGCAGAGCTCATGGACACGAGTTCCATATATCAGGAGATATTTGAGAGCCAGCTCGGCGACGGGGGTGCTGAGGATTGA